One window from the genome of Mugil cephalus isolate CIBA_MC_2020 chromosome 23, CIBA_Mcephalus_1.1, whole genome shotgun sequence encodes:
- the fam117ba gene encoding protein FAM117B, translating to MRDKATQTPRAWADERRRGSHKRSASCGSTDQLKEIAKLRQQLQRSKRSSRHRRDKDRKSPFNGSHTIIQSQSPLPKTILIPIPISKSSAPRFRNSVEGLNQEIERIIIRDTPEKDETIVPQDVPDGHRAPPPVPPQRSSSTRSIDTQTPSGGGLSGNHSNCSSRPDSISPSYLTVLNDMGGGSPYEDKELGPCSPLPKYAASPRPNNSYMFKREPPEGCEKVKVSEESVPKPLQDIPPFLCPDRNKVNFIPNSGSAFCLVSILKPLLPAPELSFRPGVGLRSLSPSLVPLSTQPCLLEEPESF from the exons ATGAGGGACAAAGCGACGCAG ACCCCCAGGGCCTGggcagatgagaggaggaggggctcTCACAAACGCTCGGCCTCCTGTGGGAGCACCGATCAACTCAAGGAG ATTGCCAAATTGCGGCAGCAGCTTCAACGCAGCAAACGCAGCAGCCGCCACCGGAGGGATAAAGACCGCAAGTCGCCCTTCAATGGCAGCCACACCATCATCCAGTCGCAG TCGCCTTTGCCCAAGACCATCCTGATCCCAATCCCCATATCCAAGTCGTCGGCCCCTCGCTTCCGCAACAGCGTGGAGGGCCTCAACCAGGAGATCGAGCGCATCATCATCCGCGACACCCCCGAGAAGGACGAGACCATTGTT ccacaggaCGTCCCAGATGGGCACCGCGCGCCCCCGCCCGTGCCCCCGcagcgcagcagcagcacccgCAGCATCGACACGCAGACCCCCTCCGGGGGCGGCCTGAGCGGTAACCACAGCAACTGCAGTAGCCGTCCCGACTCCATCTCACCCTCCTACCTCACTGTCCTCAACGACATGGGTGGAGGCAGCCCCTACGAGGACAAAG AGCTGGGCCCCTGCTCCCCGCTGCCTAAATACGCCGCTTCTCCCCGACCCAACAACAGCTACATGTTTAAGAGGGAACCTCCAGAGGGCTGCGAGAAGGTCAAAGTGTCGGAGGAGTCCGT GCCCAAACCTCTGCAGGACATCCCTCCCTTCCTGTGTCCGGACCGCAACAAGGTCAACTTCATCCCCAACAGCGGCTCCGCCTTCTGCCTGGTCAGCATCCTCAAGCCCTTACTCCCGGCCCCGGAGCTCAGCTTCCGCCCCGGGGTGGGACTCCGGAGCCTGTCCCCGTCGCTCGTGCCTCTGTCCACCCAGCCCTGCCTCCTGGAGGAGCCGGAGAGCTTCTGA
- the bmpr2b gene encoding bone morphogenetic protein receptor type-2, protein MYTVMAVARITMKSLAKFGVCLAILLTSVAAAQGEERECAFTDQQQQWEVERVAGGEGRVSPENTTIRCAKGSHCFGLWEKSPPGEVRLVKQGCWTHLGDNQGCRDDRCVVTNLPPQIQNGTYHFCCCGSDMCNVNFTEDFPPPSPTTAQPFHPPTLRHEETVTIALATISVLAVVAVAAFFFYRMMHGDGKQGLHNLNMMEAAGSESSLDLDNLKLLELIGRGRYGAVYCGSLDERPVAVKVFTAANRQNFLNECSIYRLPLLEHDNIARFVAADERTGTEGRTEYLLVMDYYPHGSLSRYLSVQTNDWVNSCRLAHSVTRGLAYLHTELFKGDLYKPAVSHRDLNSRNVLVKPDNTCVIIDFGLSMKLTGNRPARHGEEENTAISEVGTIRYMAPEVLEGAVNLRDCESALKQVDMYALGLIYWETFMRCTDLFPGESVPEYQMAFQAEAGNHPTFEDMQVLVSREKQRPKFPEAWKENSLAVRSLKETMEDCWDQDAEARLTAQCAEERLAELLLIWDRSKSVSPTLNPMSTTLHNERNRMTPKSGPYTDHPSTYIEEHEGVAKNAQGDATGSVTGRAGVGTGERNRNSINQERQQQANARLPSPEGSSTSMGLRGSPSASTTTTTIISDSEGTTGAPAVPVCLHLTQEDLETTKLDPKEVDKNLKESSDENLMEHSQKQFCSPDPLSPGSSSLLYPLIKMASEASGTSEPAAAMPTAIFPLPKQQNLPKRPSSLPLRNKPAKKESSSSSLRFKFGRSGKSNLRQVEGTKMNIGAAAGANTAVEAHRVTGTNNIPALRETHANGGVNGAANGHVSVGISSIASGGASGFGGAGATQNGSGALRSDDGRLSLGVITASPDEHEPLLSREREQPDPRDAASSVAALRSARPNTNNNNSNTGHGQGGGESGGESDAGEEDGGSGEGGSRETTGPQGESSGSGPVAAHPQGEASVTMRGEALLRQPRARRPERPNSLDLSFTTQDLTSLGEGLVQPDGVPGTGEKIKKRVKTPYSLKKWRPTTWVITTDTRGPEVNNNGSTRGPAHSQNRPKSSSAIYLHGGSLANEPSDTHV, encoded by the exons CGGCGCAGGGCGAGGAGAGGGAGTGCGCCTTCAccgaccagcagcagcagtgggaggTGGAGCGAGTGGCGGGGGGCGAAGGCCGGGTCTCCCCGGAGAACACCACAATCCGGTGCGCCAAGGGCAGCCACTGTTTTGGCCTGTGGGAGAAAAGTCCTCCGGGCGAAGTGCGGCTGGTCAAACAag gCTGCTGGACTCACCTCGGCGACAACCAGGGCTGCCGTGACGACCGCTGCGTGGTGACCAACCTGCCCCCGCAGATCCAGAACGGGACGTACCACTTCTGCTGCTGCGGCAGCGACATGTGCAACGTGAACTTCACGGAGGACTTCCCGCCGCCGAGCCCCACCACCGCGCAGCCCTTCC ACCCTCCCACGCTGCGCCACGAAGAGACGGTCACGATCGCCCTGGCAACAATCTCCGTGCTGGCCGTGGTTGCCGTAGcagccttcttcttctaccGCATGATGCACG GAGACGGTAAACAAGGCCTTCACAACCTGAACATGATGGAGGCCGCCGGCTCTGAGAGCTCCCTGGACCTGGACAATCTGAAACTGCTGGAG CTGATTGGCCGCGGCAGATACGGCGCCGTGTACTGCGGCTCCCTGGACGAGCGTCCCGTGGCCGTGAAGGTGTTCACCGCCGCCAACCGGCAGAACTTCCTCAACGAGTGCTCCATCTACCGGCTGCCGCTGCTGGAGCACGACAATATCGCGCGGTTCGTGGCCGCCGACGAGCGGACGGGCACCGAGGGGCGCACGGAGTACCTGCTGGTCATGGACTACTACCCACAC GGCTCCCTGAGTCGCTACCTGAGCGTCCAGACCAACGACTGGGTCAACAGCTGCCGGCTGGCCCACTCGGTCACGCGGGGGCTGGCGTACCTGCACACGGAGCTCTTCAAAGGAG acTTGTACAAGCCGGCGGTTTCCCACAGGGACCTGAACAGCCGCAACGTCCTCGTCAAGCCGGACAACACGTGCGTCATCATCGACTTCGGCCTGTCCATGAAGCTGACGGGCAACAGGCCGGCGCGtcacggggaggaggagaacacgGCAATTAGCGAG GTGGGGACGATCCGCTACATGGCCCCGGAGGTTCTGGAGGGAGCCGTGAACCTGAGGGACTGCGAGTCGGCGCTGAAGCAGGTGGACATGTACGCGCTGGGTCTGATCTACTGGGAGACCTTCATGAGATGCACCGACCTTTTCCCcg GAGAGTCTGTGCCAGAGTACCAGATGGCCTTTCAGGCGGAAGCAGGCAACCATCCCACGTTCGAGGACATGCAGGTCCTGGTTTCCAGGGAGAAGCAGCGGCCAAAATTCCCAGAGGCCTGGAAGGAGAACAGCCTC GCTGTTCGGTCTCTAAAAGAGACGATGGAGGACTGTTGGGACCAGGACGCGGAGGCTCGTCTCACGGCCCAGTGCGCCGAGGAGCGGCTGGCGGAGCTGCTCCTCATATGGGACCGCTCCAAGTCCGTCAGCCCCACCCTCAACCCCATGTCCACCACGCTGCACAACGAGAG AAATCGCATGACACCAAAGTCGGGCCCGTACACGGATCACCCCTCCACGTACATCGAGGAGCACGAGGGCGTGGCCAAGAACGCGCAGGGGGACGCCACCGGCTCGGTGACCGGCAGAGCCGGGGTCGGGACCGGAGAGAGGAACAGGAACTCCATCAACCAGGAGCGTCAGCAGCAAGCCAACGCCCGCCTGCCCAGCCCGGAGGGCAGCAGCACCAGCATGGGCCTGAGGGGCAGCCCTtccgcctccaccaccaccaccaccatcatctccGACTCGGAGGGGACCACGGGGGCCCCCGCGGTCCCCGTCTGCCTGCACCTGACCCAGGAAGATCTGGAGACCACCAAGCTGGATCCCAAAGAGGTGGACAAGAACCTGAAGGAGAGCTCGGACGAGAACCTGATGGAGCACTCGCAGAAGCAGTTCTGCTCACCGGACCCGCTGAGCCCCGGCAGCTCCAGCCTCCTCTACCCCCTCATCAAGATGGCCAGCGAGGCCTCGGGCACGTCGGAGCCCGCCGCCGCCATGCCCACCGCCATCTTCCCCCTGCCCAAGCAGCAGAACCTGCCCAAGAGGCCGTCGAGTCTGCCCCTGCGCAACAAGCCTGCCAAGAAGGAATCGTCGTCCTCTTCGCTGAGGTTTAAGTTCGGACGCTCGGGGAAGTCCAACCTGCGGCAGGTGGAGGGGACAAAGATGAACATTGGCGCGGCGGCGGGCGCCAACACGGCCGTCGAGGCCCACCGGGTCACGGGCACCAACAACATACCCGCTCTGCGAGAAACTCACGCCAACGGCGGCGTCAACGGCGCCGCCAACGGCCACGTGAGCGTCGGGATTTCATCCATAGCGTCGGGGGGAGCGTCGGGTTTCGGAGGAGCCGGCGCGACTCAGAACGGGTCCGGCGCCCTGAGGTCGGACGACGGCCGGCTGAGCCTCGGCGTCATCACGGCCAGCCCCGACGAGCACGAGCCGCTCCTGAGCAGGGAGCGGGAGCAGCCCGACCCGAGGGACGCCGCCTCCAGCGTGGCGGCGCTCCGCTCGGCCCGGcccaacaccaacaacaacaacagcaacaccgGCCACGGCCAGGGGGGCGGCGAGAGCGGAGGGGAGAGCGACGCaggggaggaggacggagggagcGGGGAAGGCGGGAGCAGGGAGACGACGGGGCCCCAAGGAGAAAGCTCGGGGTCGGGGCCCGTCGCGGCGCACCCCCAGGGGGAGGCGTCGGTCACCATGAGAGGAGAGGCCCTGCTGAGGCAGCCCCGAGCCCGGAGACCTGAGAGACCCAACTCCCTGGACCTGTCCTTCACAACGCAGGACCTCACCTCTCTAG GAGAGGGTTTGGTGCAGCCGGACGGAGTCCCGGGGACCGGAGAGAAGATCAAGAAGCGCGTCAAAACGCCGTACTCCCTGAAGAAGTGGCGCCCGACCACGTGGGTCATCACCACGGACACCCGGGGGCCCGAGGTCAACAACAACGGCTCCACCCGCGGCCCAGCTCACAGCCAGAACCGGCCCAAGTCCAGTTCGGCCATCTACCTGCACGGGGGGAGCCTGGCCAACGAGCCCAGCGACACCCACGTGTGA